The genomic segment ATAGAATTATCAGCTATAGAAGTATCGTAACTGAACAACCCTTTCACTTTCAATCCTTTTACAAATGGAACCACATATTCCAATTCCATACTGGATTGAAAAATTTTATTGGTATTTTTGTTATAACCAGATACATCAGGATCTGTCGAAGCCAAAAGGTTTAACTGGTCAGTTGACATCTTTTGGTAATACCCCGGAGTGTCATTAGCATAAAGTTTTTCATTAGGACTGGCGCGCCAAAGAGCTTTATAAACCTCCCATGTAGACAAATATTGGCGCTCTTTATTGTCAATAATGCCATTCATTTTAACAGAAGCTTTCAAATTCTTGGCAACCTCAGCATTCAAATTCATACGAAGATTGTAACGATCATAATTCAAAGCTTTCGACTTAAAGAAACCTTCTTGATCGGTATAGCCGAAATTTATATAATAATCCATTTTCTCACTACCACCACTCAATGAAACATTATGCTGTTGTTGAGGGGCTGTATTACGGATGACAGCTCCATACCAATCTGTAGATTTCAAAGTTCCATTCAAATAAGCTCCTATCTGCTCATCGGAATAAGTCAATTGTGGGTTTGTCAGATTACGCATAGACTTTTCATTAAACAAAGTCATACGTTCGACTGCTCCTACTGGCTCAAGCATTTCGGCAGGAGTCTGAATACCATAATACATGTTGTATTCAATTTTCGGTTTATTTTTCTCTCCTTTTTTGGTTGTAACCAACACTACACCATTAGCAGCACGCACACCATAAATAGCAGCCGAAGCATCTTTCAACACAGATATTGATTCAATTTCATTAGGATCCATACGCTGTAAATCACCACGAGGGATACCATCAACAACAATTAATGGAGAACCAAAACCACGAATATCAAATTGATTTGTAAATTCACCCGGTTCTGATGTCTTCTGAATCACACGTACCCCAGGCACCTTACCTGTCAACATATTTTGAGCATTCTGGCTCTTTGTTGCAGCCAGTTCTTCATTAGTAATAGCAGATACAGCACCTGTCAGGTTCACCTTTTTCTGAGTACCATATCCAACAACCACTACTTCATCTAACTGTTCGGCATCTTCCTTTAAGACAATCCTATAATTGGTATTCTTATCTACATTTACTTTTTTGTTTACATAACCTATATAAGAAACTTCCAAGATTGCTCCTTCAGTAACTGTAAGAGTAAAGTTTCCATCAATATCAGTTATAGTACCTAACGATTTATTGCCAACCACTGTCACATTGGCACCAATAATAGCCTCACCCAATTCATCAACAACTTGTCCAGATATATTTCGGGAAGTTTGTGCATACATCGGAGTGAGCACCATCAAGAACAGTATTAATATATACCCGAAGGAATATTTACTACCTTTCATAAAACTAAACTTGCTTTTTATGCGTTTCATAATCTCACTTTTAAAATTGTTTTTCATAAAATAACGTATCCTCTCAAAAAAATAGGTAGGAAGGATAAGCTTCTGTTAACTTGTATTTTTCATTTTCATTTATATATTAAAAAGGTTAATTCTACAAAAATGTTATCCTAAAACAATCTTAAACCTTATATATCGTTACCTCTATTCGCATTTATTTCGATAATGCAAAATTATATATCAAAAATTAAAAATTAAGTCATATCACACTTAGCTAACGCTTAATTTCAAATTAACCAAAGGAATTAAGTTCCTTTATTTCAAAAGATGCAGATATTCCACTAAACCACATATAAATCATGCAGTTAAGCCCTAGTAAAGAATACTGCAATAAGTACATCTGTTTTAAAATCCATCTATTCCATCCTTATGAGCATGTCAACTTAAGAATACCAAGAGACTCACTTCAATACAAGCTTTATTTCTTCCCCTGTATACCTCACTCTCGTAGCCACATTCTTGCCATTAAGCTTAACGCAAATTTCCCTATCTTCTGTTGTATAAGTACCTAGCTTTTTACCAATTACCAGTTCTTTGGTACAATCATTCCATTTAAAAGGAATAACATTATACTTACCTTCTTTATATTCTATAGTTTCACCATCATCTTCATATAAATTAAAAATAGCATCTTCACCTGTAAACACATGAATTTCAAGTGGAATATCAGTATTGATATTCTTTTCTACAGACATATAATAAGGAATAATAGAGCCCGCCTTTACAAACAAAGGCATTGTGCTCAAAGAAGCCTCTGCCATAACTGTGATGCCTCCTTGATATTTCTTTCCGGTCCAAAAATCAAACCAAGTATGTCCTTCCGGTAAATACACAGAACGCGAAGTAGCTCCTGCCTCTAAAATAGGACAAACTAAAAGAGCAGGACCATACATAAATTGATCTTTACAATCCAGCACTTTTTCATCCTGAGGAAAATCAAAAGCGAGTAAACGCATAGGAGTATAATGTTCACGAGTTACTCTATCAGACAAAGTATAAATATAGGGAAGAAGTCTATAGCGTAACTTAATGAAATCGGTACATATGCGTTGTACCTCAGGACCATATGCCCATAACTCATTCGGAGCTTTCGTATCTCCCGGATAACGACGTCCATGAGCACGAAAAATCGGACAGAATGTTCCATATTGGAACCAGCGTATAAACAATTCTTGATAATCCTTTTTAGAGGGATCTCCTCCCGAATAACCACCAATATCCGTAGTCCAATAAGGAATTCCGGTTGCTGTAAAGTTCAGACCTGCTGCAACTTGTTTTTGAAGTTCCTCAAATGTTGTTGGAATATCCCCAGACCATACTGCAGTTCCCCACTTTTGCTGAGAAGCCCACGCACAACGAGTCAACATATAAGGACGAAGATTTGGACGAGCTTTTGTTATTCCATCATAAAAATGAGACGCATGCACCAATGGATATATATTCCGCACTCTACGAGCCTCTCCTGCATACGTACGAAGTGGTAAAAATGAAGCTATATGATCCGGTTCCGGTCCATCCAAAAACCAACCATCAATATTCAAGTCTACTAAAGGAACTACTTTATCCCAATACATTTTGGCTGCTCCCGGATTAAAAGTATCATATATATAGCCATCAATGGCTCTGGCTCCTTCCAAAATATATCCTCTTTCTGACATTTCATTGTAATTAGGAATACCAGGTTTAAAACTAGGCCACATTGTCAAGACAACTTTCAAATCATACATATTATGAAGACTATCTACCATTGCGGGAACATCCGGAAAAATAGTCTCATCAAATTTATGCGAACCGGTTCCATATTTACCCCAATAATGATAGTCTATAAAAATGGTGCTTGCCGGAATGTTTTCTTCCTTCATTCTCTTGGCCACCTCCATCACTTCTTTTTGTGTTGCATAACGATTACGGCTCTGATGATAGCCTAAAGCCCAAGCTGGTAACATTGGAGCAACTCCTGTCAAAGAACGATAGGCTGCTACCAACTTATCCATTCCATCACCAACAAAAAGATAATAATTCACAATCCTACCATAATCTGAAACAAAACTCATACCTGCATTATTATCTGCATATATAGTTCGGGAAGGATTGTCCCAAAACAGTCCCCATTTTCCTGTAGAATAAATAACCGGTACTGCAGCTTGGGTATTAAACTGAACTAATTCTCGTTTAGCATTTCGCAAATTCATCAAATTATCTCTAAACTGTCCTAATCCGTATAACGCTTCTTCATCCTGTAACTGAAATCTACAATATGCATTTACAGAATCTCCATGCACATTCATTCTTGCTTTTTCCGGCCATTCTTTCAACAAAAGTTTTCCGGATTTATCAAGAAGGCTAATATAACCAGCTTTTTTATTCACTGTTACGGAGAGACAAGAAGAACGTAATATAATCTCTCTTCGAGTATCTTCTACATCAAACTCGGCAATATCAGGCTGTTGCGTGACGGCAAAACTCTTATTATTTTCAATCTCCAGTTCCGAACCAAACATCACATGCACACTCCCAATATCATAAGGTTGTAAAAATAAAGTTCCACCTGAAGTTTGGACCCACAAAGCTTGCTTTTCTTTTTTCCAAGACAGTACAGTCTGCGACTGCCCTTCCTTCTCTACAACTTGCAGCTTATTAGGACGCACCACATCGTGATAATTTGTACCTATGAAAACATCACTAACCATTCCTTTACTTCCCTTTTCTGCCAAAATCCTAATACGATTAAAATCAAAGTCACCTGATAAAACAGATACAGCATTTTCCAAGTCAGGCACAGCAGCTGCCGTCGGACTATAAAAGATATATGCCCTATCTGTCTTTTCAGAGTAATCAATACGCACAACTATCAATTGCGGAGTCTGAGATACCCCTGCTTCAACTAATATTTTTTTATCATTATCTTTTTCAAAAGATAAACCCAAATGAGAATTTCCTTTTTCTTTCAATGCTAAAAAACTACACCAAATAGTTTTATTTTTATTTGCATCATTCAATTGTACATCTTTATATATACTTATATCTTGCAAAGAAGCATCCATATGCCAACACCTCTCCGGCACAGTAATCGTTGGCATATTCAGTCCCCCCTTGCTTTCTTTTGCAACAGTTACATCTCCTTTCCAA from the Bacteroides eggerthii genome contains:
- a CDS encoding TIM-barrel domain-containing protein, which encodes MKNIILIISLLFYSFSVVNAQKYVFFKSPWKGDVTVAKESKGGLNMPTITVPERCWHMDASLQDISIYKDVQLNDANKNKTIWCSFLALKEKGNSHLGLSFEKDNDKKILVEAGVSQTPQLIVVRIDYSEKTDRAYIFYSPTAAAVPDLENAVSVLSGDFDFNRIRILAEKGSKGMVSDVFIGTNYHDVVRPNKLQVVEKEGQSQTVLSWKKEKQALWVQTSGGTLFLQPYDIGSVHVMFGSELEIENNKSFAVTQQPDIAEFDVEDTRREIILRSSCLSVTVNKKAGYISLLDKSGKLLLKEWPEKARMNVHGDSVNAYCRFQLQDEEALYGLGQFRDNLMNLRNAKRELVQFNTQAAVPVIYSTGKWGLFWDNPSRTIYADNNAGMSFVSDYGRIVNYYLFVGDGMDKLVAAYRSLTGVAPMLPAWALGYHQSRNRYATQKEVMEVAKRMKEENIPASTIFIDYHYWGKYGTGSHKFDETIFPDVPAMVDSLHNMYDLKVVLTMWPSFKPGIPNYNEMSERGYILEGARAIDGYIYDTFNPGAAKMYWDKVVPLVDLNIDGWFLDGPEPDHIASFLPLRTYAGEARRVRNIYPLVHASHFYDGITKARPNLRPYMLTRCAWASQQKWGTAVWSGDIPTTFEELQKQVAAGLNFTATGIPYWTTDIGGYSGGDPSKKDYQELFIRWFQYGTFCPIFRAHGRRYPGDTKAPNELWAYGPEVQRICTDFIKLRYRLLPYIYTLSDRVTREHYTPMRLLAFDFPQDEKVLDCKDQFMYGPALLVCPILEAGATSRSVYLPEGHTWFDFWTGKKYQGGITVMAEASLSTMPLFVKAGSIIPYYMSVEKNINTDIPLEIHVFTGEDAIFNLYEDDGETIEYKEGKYNVIPFKWNDCTKELVIGKKLGTYTTEDREICVKLNGKNVATRVRYTGEEIKLVLK